The DNA sequence CAAGCAAGAACGCCGCTGGAGGTCGCTCGCTTTCTTTTGTTTATGTAGTTTCCTGATATTTTTCTCAAAGTGAGTTACTCCCCAACCCTTGGACAATTTTTCGCGTGAATTAGGCTACTCTCTGCTTCTGCTGACCGGGTTTGTTTTCGTCTGCTCTCAGCGAATAGACCCCGGCTGGGGGGCGCCAAAGGCGGGAGGGCGGTGCTTGCGGTTGTAGAAGTCGATCCTATACCTCAAGATGCGCAAACAGAGGAAGACCCTGCTCATATTGGCGACCGATTAAAAACGGCCGATTTCAGACCTGCGCTTTTCGCGTCCCCTCATCTGCGTTTCAAACAGCCAAACTGAGCTCCGGCAAATCCCGCAAGCTCTGCAAATCGAAGGTCACGAGGAACATCTCTGTCGTCACGAAGGTATGCGGCGCGCCCGGTCGCGGCGACCTCGGCCCGCTCGCGATCAGGTCCTTGAACCGGAGCCGCGCCAGCAGATCACGGCTTACGTCTTTGCCAAAAATGTCCTTCAGCCCTGCCCGGTCTATCGGCTGATGGTAGGCAATGGCACAAAGCACGCCCATCTCCATTTCAGTGAAGGCGAGGGTCTGGTCGCCAAGATCGGCCGCCGCCTTGATCGCCTTTGCAAATTGCGTCTTCGTGCGGAACATCCAGCCGCCGGCGGTCTGGACCAGTTCGTATGGTCGACCCGTCAGCTCTCCCTGAATATCCTCAATCAGCATCTCGACAGACACCCCCTGCCCCACGATGCGCGCAAGATCGTCGCGACCAACCGGTATCGGACTGGCAAAAAGTACCACCTCAATCCGCCCCATCCACTCGCGCCAACGTAGCTCTTGCGGCAGGTCCTCCAGCTCTCGGTCAATGACGTCTTCGCGTCCGGCCCCCTTCGGTTTTGCATTCTCTCGTTTGGCATCGACGGTCATGACGGTGCGGGTCATCACACAACTCCATACAGTCGGAATGTCGATCGCCCGGTCAGTTCCTGCGCCACACCAAGCTCCACCAGACGGTCACAAAATCGACGTGCCGCGCGATCGGTCATAGGGAAACTTGTCCCTTGGATCATTGGGGACAGCATCGTTGAGGGCGCCACGGCGTCTTCAGACAGGAACAGCGCGACGGCCGCGTCCGATCCCTTGGCCCGCAGTTTTGGGGCCACCTTTCGTAGCGCCGCGCGTCGCTGCGCCAAGTTCCGCGCCAATCGGATAGCCTCTTCGATGGACTGCAAAATACGCTTCTGCACCACAAGATCCGCCCCCTGCCCGTTGCCGAGCAAATCGCGCAGCATTGCCTTGGTCAGATACTGAGCCGAGATCGGTAAGACGGAGGGCCAGTTCAGAAGCCGCTCCAGCACAATATCTGACATCAGGCACGCCACCCGCTCGGCCCGGTCATCCGCCTGCAGAACGGAGCGCATCACCGCTACACACTCCGTCAGAGGCCCATGGGACTGACTCTGATTTGCTGCTGATTGCAGCCAGCCGTCAACGTGCATTTCAAACTCCGGCCCAACGAGCGCTATGAGTGCCGCATGCCAATCGCGTCTCGTCAATCGAAGCCTCGCCGCCTTCCGCCAGTACGCCAGCAGATCACCGTCTGGACCCCGCGCTTCTCCATGCGGCGTCAGGTGATAAGCGTCGCGGATATCTGCCTCTTTGGCCACGCGACCCTCGAGTTTTGAGGTCGCCACAGCCGCGGTCAACGCCAGCCGGTTGGCAAGCAGTTTGACCGGCACACCCTGCCTGGGATCGCTTACCAGCTGATCAAGCACTGTCAGCACCGCGCCCGACCGAAAAGTCACAGTTTCAAGGGTTTCGGCACGCCCGGAGGTGACCCAGCGTGGAAGTTTGGGTAGGTTGTTTAGGTCGTTGCTGATGGCTGCTGGCTGACAGGTCATACCACAAGACTATCCCACGGCGGCGCTTTCGTCTACAATATGATGTATAAACCGCCCCACTTTTCAGCTTCAGTATATGTCCAATAAGTTTGCATTATCGGGCATCAATAACTATGCTCAGCACCATGTCAGAAAACACCAAGAAATCGACCTCAGAGCCGCCAAATGTGTCTTCCGGCAACGAGGACAACGAGAGAGATCATCCTGACGGCGAGTCCTTGACCCTGCCTTCCTTTGTGGCGGGCTCAGGCACGCTCGATCGTTTGGTCGATACGGCCCGCGACTATGCGCGCGCAGCGGCCTCAGACAACACGCTGAAGGCCTACGCGAAGGATTGGACGCATTTTGCGCGCTGGTGCCGAATGAAGGGCGCGGAGCTGCTGCCTCCGTCGCCGGAGATGATCGGGCTTTACCTTGCCGATCTGGCGTCCGGGACGGGCTCCTCCCCTGCCCTATCGGTCAGTACAATCGACCGCCGCCTGTCCGGTCTCGCCTGGAACTACGCACAGCGAGGGTTCGTTCTCGATCGCAAGAACCGCCACATCGCAAGCGTCTTGGCCGGGATCAAGCGCAAGCATGCGCGCCCACCGGTGCAGAAAGAGGCGATCCTGGCCGAGGACATCCTCGCCATGATCGCGACCCTGCCCTTTGACCTGCGCGGGCTCAGGGACCGGGCGATTCTGCTGCTGGGCTATGCTGGCGGACTGCGCCGCAGTGAGATCGTCAGCCTGGATTGCGGAAAGGACGACACGCCGGACAGCGGTGGCTGGATTCAAATCTTCGACAAAGGCGCTCTGCTCACTCTTGATGCCAAGACCGGTTGGCGCGAGGTCGAAATCGGGCGCGGATCGTCCGAACAAACCTGCCCCGTTCACACGCTTGAGCAATGGCTGCACTTTGCCAAAATTGATTTTGGGCCGGTGTTCGTCGGCACCTCACGGGACGGCAAGCGCGCACTGGAGGCGCGACTCAATGACAAACACGTCGCGCGCCTGATCAAGCGCACGGTGCTGGACGCGGGCATCCGCTCCGAGCTCCCCGAGAAAGACCGCCTCGCCCTCTACTCCGGCCACAGCCTGCGCGCAGGCCTTGCCAGTAGCGCCGAAGTCGATGAGCGCTACGTCCAGAAACACCTTGGCCACGCATCGGCCGAGATGACCCGTCGCTACCAGCGCCGCCGCGACCGGTTCCGCGTGAACCTGACCAGGGCTGCGGGTCTTTGAATAAGTTCAACTTTCATTGCGTCTAAGTGCTGTCAGAGCCGCAATGTGGCGCGGCAGATCGCTGCGGGAATGCAGGATATCGACAATGATGACCTCCTCAGGCAGATCCAGGAATACCAGGAAGTGCTCCCCTGCCCTCAAGTATCTGAGGTCTGCAGCGTCATCGACCAAGATCGAACAGCTTCGGCTATGTGCCTGCCCATTCACGATAGCATCACAACGGGAAAGGAGTTCCGCCTCGTAGATATCCGCCTGCCCCGGGCCGAAGGTCTCGATGGTCCAGAGGGCGATCTCAACGAGGCTTTCTTCTGCGCGACGTGTTAGCCGAAAGGATCGACTCATGTCGTTGGCCGTGCCCTCGCAAAGGCCCGGCGAACCGCATCCGCCCCACTCCCTTCGGCCAAGTCACCGCGTTCTGCCTGCTGAAGACCTTCTAAAAGGCCGCCACGAATGCCGACCAGTTGAGCCTCTTCCTGCTCAAGCAATCTCAGCCCCGCGCGCAGAGCCTCGCTCACATTCTGATAGCGGCCGGACGCGACCAGAGCCTGAACCAGCTGGTCCTGGGTTTCGGTCAGAACAACGTTGCGTGTCACCATGGAACAAATCTCCTTATTGGCAATATATGCCAATGCGAGGTTTCGGTCAATGTTAGGGAGCCTTGCTTCGCCGTTTCCAAAGGGTGGTTTAGTAGCGATACGTTAAATTGCAAACGGCCCGTTTTCATACCCTTGATAGGCTATGCACGCACAGCCACAGAGGATCAGACCCCCTGCCCCAGTCTGAGGCCCTGCAAACTGCGGGATGCGTCGAAACCCATGAAGAACACGCCTCAGGCGGCAATCGTGCGCGGCCGGTGCTTGCCCGCGTGCTGGAGCGCATTAGCAAGGGCGACACGCTGGTTGTCGTTCGGATCGACGGGCTTGCGCGGTCTCTGTCACATCTGCTGGAAGTGATCGAACGGCTGGAGGCCAAGGGGGCGTTCTTTCGTTCCATTCAGGACCCGATCGACACTGGATCCCCGCAAGGCAAGTTCACGCTTCAGGTTCTTGGCGCCGCGGCCGAGCTTGAGCGCGCGCTGATCCGCGAGCGTACCAAGGCTGGGCTTGCCTCGGCACGCGCCAAAGGGCGCGTAGGTGGCAACCCAGGGCTTCGCGCCAAGGACCCCGCCGCGTTGCGCAAGGTGCGGCTGGCGCGGCAGGACGGCTACATGGAGCGCCTCAACGAGACCGCGCAGGATTGGGTGCCCCATGTGCGCCGCTTGCGGCCGGATATGGCCTGGGAAGACCTGCTGCGGATCATCAATGGCCCCCTGCCCCCAGATCGCCATTGGACACAAAGCCGCCTGCTCCGCGCTGTGAAGGCATATGTGCGCGACGGGTTCCTTCCTGCCGAGGTGCTTGGCCGCGCCGGACGCCGCGAAACCAACGACCGCCTGCCTGCCATCGTGGCGGCCATTAAGGGTGCGGACCCAGACATCACGCTGCAGGCAATCTGCGACCGGCTTGAGTCTATGCGTGAACGCACCCCTCGAGGTCGCACGAGCTGGCAGCCGTCGTCGGTCAAGATGTTGCTCGAACGAGCAGAGCGACTTGGTCTAATTTCATCAGAATCGGCTCACCCCCAACTGTAACTAGCAGAGGCCCAAACAGCTGAACCTATCGCTCCAGACACCGTCAGAATGTCAATTGTGCCATTGGTTGCATGGGTTTAGCTGAAACCGTCCAAACAATTCGGATTGGTGGCTTGAAGCGCGATCGCATCGACTTAATGCAATACAATCAAAGGTTTGCGGCCATCCTGATGCGCCTGAACGTATTGGTGCTGTGGATAACTTTCACACTACATCTAGATTCTTCTTGCCGGACTCACTGGATCGTGGCATTCCCATTCTGACGGCAAAACGCGTCAGATACGCTGTACACCGTCAGAATGACCAAGAGCTTCAACAGAGGCCGAGAGTGGGCGGCAGGACATGGATGATCGTAACGTTGGATACGCACAAGGCATAGGCTCTTCCGACATCGGAGCATTTGCCGACAATCTGGCTGAATCTTTGGATCGCCAGATGAAGATCGCTTTCGAGCCCGAAGAACGAAAGTCCCTGCGCCGTTTCAGTTCTACCGAAGTTGCCAGCCTCCTGCGCGTTAGCACATCTAACCTGCGCAACCGGCACAAGGACGGCAGCTTCCCGGAAGTGCATACAGACAACCGCGGACACCGGTTCTACACAGCCCAAGAGATTGATGAGTTGCGCGATATTCTGGGGCGCACTGGAAAGAACGCAGAAAACTACCGCCCTGGTCGACGTGAGGGCGATCGTCTCCAGGTGATATCTGTCGTCAATTTCAAAGGCGGATCGTCAAAAACGACAGCAACGATACATCTTGCACAACGGTATGCCTTGCGAGGCTACCGAGTATTGGTTTTGGATCTCGATCCGCAGGCAAGTCTGACCACCTTTTTCGGCTTTCGGCCCGAGCTCGAGTTCGCCGAAGGCGGCACAATCTATGATGCCCTGAGATATGAGGAACAAGTTCCGCTCTCAGCCGTCGTCCAAAAAACCTACTTCCATAAGCTCGATATGGTCCCAGCGGGCCTAATGCTATCGGAATACGAAACCGAGACGGCAAACGCCCTTGCTCGCCGGGTGCAACCCATATTTGCGGAGCGTCTTGCCTTAGCGCTTGAGGAAGTAGAGGCGAATTACGACATCGTTCTGATCGACTGCCCACCTCAACTTGGCTTTCTGACCCTAACGGCGTTGGCAGCCTCGACGGGGCTTTTGGTAACCGTGGTACCTGGCATGCTTGACATCGCATCCATGAGCCAATTCCTGAAGCTTGCTTCAGAAACGGTCAAGGCGGTGGAGGAAGCCATCGGTCGGCGTGTCACATGGGATTTTGTCAAGTTCCTGATTACCAGATATGAACCGTCGGACGGGCCACAGACGCAAATGGCGGGCTACCTGAGATCGATCTTGGCCGGACAAGTCATGACTGAACCAATGTTGAAATCTACGGCAATCTCGGACGCTGGTATGACCCAGCAAACCGTCTACGAAGTTGATCCTAGCCAATTCATCAGAAAAACGATTGATCGCGCTTTGACCAGCGTGAACGGCGTTGGCGATGAGTTGGAACAGACAATCCAAATGGCATGGGGGCGTCGCTGATGGCCCGAAACATCTTCAATCAGCCACCAAAGGAAGAGAAGGAGAGCGCGGCCCCCTCCCCTACCCCATCAAAGGCAGCAAAACTGCCAGGTTCTGTTGGCGGATTGCGCGACTCTTTGCGCGAGATTACCGCGAATTCGATCCGTGACATCGAGCCCGACCAGATTGATGTGGATGGCCTGCGCGATCGGTTGGTGCTGGAGGATTCCAGCATTGATGGGTTGGCCGAAAGCATTCGCAAGCATGGGCAACAAGTACCAATTATGGTCCGTCCATCAGCGCAACCGGACAGATACCGCATCATCTACGGACGACGCAGGCTTGCAGCGATCCGCATGGTCGGCGGAACGGTCAAGGCGATCGTCCGAACCTTGGATGACGACGCTTCTCTGATCGCACAGGGCCAAGAGAACAACCTCCGACTAGACCCGTCTTTCATTGAGAAATCTATTTTTATCAAAGAGATGCAGGAATCAGGATACAAGCCAAACGTCATTCAGGATGCTCTCGGCTTGACACGGCAGGGCGTGTCCAACCATCGCGTCGTCATAGAGCAACTGCCAGAAGGGCTTGTACAGCTAATAGGGCCAGCACATGGCATCGGACGACGGCAATGGGGTGACCTGGCTGCTTTCTCGAAAAAGATAGATCTGGTGAACACGGCCAAAGAGGTGATTGCCGCCCTGCCCGACGAAACTCCGAGCGCGGAAAAGTTTCATGCAGTCTACTCGGCTTGCTCCAGCAAGGCGCGTAGCGACAAGAAGCAAGCCAACCGCAGCCTAACGTCCTTCGTCAAAGATGGGGACGGTAGCTGCGTGGGAACGCTGACAGTCGATCACAAAACGATCGCCATCAAGATCGCCAAGAAGGACAATCCAGAATTCGGCCAATGGCTCGAAGAGCGCGCGGAGGCAACGCTTTTGCAGCTGTTCGAACAGTGGCGGAATGAGAGCGGCTCTGGGTCCTAAGCCCCGAGCCACACAGAGTAACGCGAGCAGAGGAGAAAAGCGAAGACCAGAAAGAAAAGAGCCCCCCAAAGTTTCCCCTGGAGAGCCCTCATCATTCGATTAGCACTCATGATGTAGCAACCTCCAGCAAAACGGTCAAGAGTCACCGATTCGGTGGACGGATTTTTATTGCCTTTTTCTGAGAGAGCCCTCGGGAAGAGACCGGGAAGTTGTGGGCCAAACGGTCGTCGTGAACATACCATGGCATTTACAAAACTATCGATCGCAACCGCTGGTGCTGATGCAGCACGCGGCACAATTTCTGCGGCTGAAACTGACATTTGGACCATCTTCAGGGCACTGAGAGATGCACGTAGCGTGTTCGGTCTGCGTCCAGGCCATATCCAAACACTTCAAGCCATGCTCAGTTTCTTGAAGCCGGGCCATGGCGAAACGGTTTTCGCGTCCAACAACTCGATTTGCCAGCGCGTCGGCGGAATCGACGAACGGACCCTCCGCAGACACAT is a window from the Sulfitobacter mediterraneus genome containing:
- the scpB gene encoding SMC-Scp complex subunit ScpB; its protein translation is MTVDAKRENAKPKGAGREDVIDRELEDLPQELRWREWMGRIEVVLFASPIPVGRDDLARIVGQGVSVEMLIEDIQGELTGRPYELVQTAGGWMFRTKTQFAKAIKAAADLGDQTLAFTEMEMGVLCAIAYHQPIDRAGLKDIFGKDVSRDLLARLRFKDLIASGPRSPRPGAPHTFVTTEMFLVTFDLQSLRDLPELSLAV
- a CDS encoding DUF1403 family protein → MTCQPAAISNDLNNLPKLPRWVTSGRAETLETVTFRSGAVLTVLDQLVSDPRQGVPVKLLANRLALTAAVATSKLEGRVAKEADIRDAYHLTPHGEARGPDGDLLAYWRKAARLRLTRRDWHAALIALVGPEFEMHVDGWLQSAANQSQSHGPLTECVAVMRSVLQADDRAERVACLMSDIVLERLLNWPSVLPISAQYLTKAMLRDLLGNGQGADLVVQKRILQSIEEAIRLARNLAQRRAALRKVAPKLRAKGSDAAVALFLSEDAVAPSTMLSPMIQGTSFPMTDRAARRFCDRLVELGVAQELTGRSTFRLYGVV
- a CDS encoding tyrosine-type recombinase/integrase; translation: MSENTKKSTSEPPNVSSGNEDNERDHPDGESLTLPSFVAGSGTLDRLVDTARDYARAAASDNTLKAYAKDWTHFARWCRMKGAELLPPSPEMIGLYLADLASGTGSSPALSVSTIDRRLSGLAWNYAQRGFVLDRKNRHIASVLAGIKRKHARPPVQKEAILAEDILAMIATLPFDLRGLRDRAILLLGYAGGLRRSEIVSLDCGKDDTPDSGGWIQIFDKGALLTLDAKTGWREVEIGRGSSEQTCPVHTLEQWLHFAKIDFGPVFVGTSRDGKRALEARLNDKHVARLIKRTVLDAGIRSELPEKDRLALYSGHSLRAGLASSAEVDERYVQKHLGHASAEMTRRYQRRRDRFRVNLTRAAGL
- a CDS encoding type II toxin-antitoxin system RelE/ParE family toxin, translating into MSRSFRLTRRAEESLVEIALWTIETFGPGQADIYEAELLSRCDAIVNGQAHSRSCSILVDDAADLRYLRAGEHFLVFLDLPEEVIIVDILHSRSDLPRHIAALTALRRNES
- a CDS encoding type II toxin-antitoxin system ParD family antitoxin → MVTRNVVLTETQDQLVQALVASGRYQNVSEALRAGLRLLEQEEAQLVGIRGGLLEGLQQAERGDLAEGSGADAVRRAFARARPTT
- the repA gene encoding plasmid partitioning protein RepA, whose product is MDDRNVGYAQGIGSSDIGAFADNLAESLDRQMKIAFEPEERKSLRRFSSTEVASLLRVSTSNLRNRHKDGSFPEVHTDNRGHRFYTAQEIDELRDILGRTGKNAENYRPGRREGDRLQVISVVNFKGGSSKTTATIHLAQRYALRGYRVLVLDLDPQASLTTFFGFRPELEFAEGGTIYDALRYEEQVPLSAVVQKTYFHKLDMVPAGLMLSEYETETANALARRVQPIFAERLALALEEVEANYDIVLIDCPPQLGFLTLTALAASTGLLVTVVPGMLDIASMSQFLKLASETVKAVEEAIGRRVTWDFVKFLITRYEPSDGPQTQMAGYLRSILAGQVMTEPMLKSTAISDAGMTQQTVYEVDPSQFIRKTIDRALTSVNGVGDELEQTIQMAWGRR
- the repB gene encoding plasmid partitioning protein RepB gives rise to the protein MARNIFNQPPKEEKESAAPSPTPSKAAKLPGSVGGLRDSLREITANSIRDIEPDQIDVDGLRDRLVLEDSSIDGLAESIRKHGQQVPIMVRPSAQPDRYRIIYGRRRLAAIRMVGGTVKAIVRTLDDDASLIAQGQENNLRLDPSFIEKSIFIKEMQESGYKPNVIQDALGLTRQGVSNHRVVIEQLPEGLVQLIGPAHGIGRRQWGDLAAFSKKIDLVNTAKEVIAALPDETPSAEKFHAVYSACSSKARSDKKQANRSLTSFVKDGDGSCVGTLTVDHKTIAIKIAKKDNPEFGQWLEERAEATLLQLFEQWRNESGSGS